A window from Urocitellus parryii isolate mUroPar1 chromosome 1, mUroPar1.hap1, whole genome shotgun sequence encodes these proteins:
- the LOC113177099 gene encoding olfactory receptor 2Y1-like: MGSFNTSFGEGFILVGFSDWPQLEFILFIYISLFYSLTLIGNTTIIALSQLDPRLHTPMYFFLCHLSFLDLCYTTSTVPQLLINLSGLDRTISYGRCVAQLFFYLALGSTECVLLVVMAFDRYAAVCRPLHYTAIMNPLLCHSLAIAAWVGGLMNSLIQTSLMMAMPLCGLHYLNHFFCEMLVLQKLACEDTGGTEAKMFVARVIIIVVPAALILGSYAHIAQAVLRIKSMAGRRKAFGTCGSHLLVVCLFYGSAMYTYLQSTGSYSESEGKFVALFYTIIIPMLNPLIYTLRNKDVKGALWKVLGRGRDSG, translated from the coding sequence ATGGGAAGTTTCAACACCAGTTTTGGAGAGGGCTTCATTTTGGTGGGCTTCTCAGATTGGCCTCAActggaattcattctttttatctaTATTTCACTTTTCTACTCCCTAACTCTCATTGGCAACACCACCATCATTGCACTCTCACAACTGGACCCTCGactgcacacacccatgtacttcttcctctgccacctctccttcctggacCTCTGCTATACCACCAGCACTGTGCCCCAGCTGCTGATCAATCTTTCTGGACTGGACAGGACCATCAGCTATGGACGGTGTGTGGCTCAGCTCTTCTTTTACCTTGCTCTGGGCTCCACTGAGTGTGTGCTTCTGGTGGTAATGGCCTTTGACCGCTATGCTGCTGTGTGTCGTCCACTCCACTACACAGCCATCATGAACCCCCTTCTCTGTCACTCCCTGGCTATTGCTGCCTGGGTGGGAGGTCTCATGAACTCTTTGATTCAGACAAGCCTCATGATGGCCATGCCTCTCTGTGGCCTCCATTACCtgaaccacttcttctgtgagatGCTTGTACTCCAGAAGTTGGCTTGTGAGGACACAGGAGGCACAGAGGCCAAGATGTTTGTGGCCCGAGTCATAATCATTGTTGTTCCTGCAGCACTGATTCTAGGCTCCTATGCACACATTGCTcaggcagtgctgaggatcaagtcaATGGCTGGACGCAGAAAGGCTTTTGGGACCTGTGGGTCCCACCTCCTTGTGGTTTGTCTGTTTTATGGCTCAGCCATGTACACATACCTCCAATCCACGGGCAGTTACTCTGAGAGTGAGGGAAAGTTTGTTGCCCTTTTTTATACTATCATCATCCCCATGCTCAATCCTCTGATCTATACCCTAAGGAACAAGGATGTGAAGGGAGCTCTGTGGAAGGTATTGGGGAGAGGCAGAGACTCTGGgtaa